From the genome of Gemmatimonadetes bacterium SCN 70-22:
CCGGCTTCTCGGTGACCTCGGCGGCCGGCCATCCCATGACCGCGTGCTCGGCGGCGACCCAGTCTTCCAGCTCGTGGCCGAGTTCACCGCCGCGCCCCTGGAAGAGCTCGAAGGCCTTCTTGCGGACCGCCTCCAGCCGATCGGAGATCTCGCGGAACACCGGAAGGGTACGCTCGCCCTCGACGTCGCGCGTGATGTGAACGTTCGGCATGCTCGAACTCCTGTGTCGTGCCCCGGCGTTGGAATGGGGGAGGCGCCGCTGGGCATGCGACACGGACTGACGGGGCCCCCCACGCGCCGACGATGCGATTTCGCGGCGATACTTGCTGTCCGGGATTCACCCCAAATTCCGCCGTGCATTTCCTGTGACGATGGCGGCTTCCCGGGGCTTACGGATGAGCGCGCGGGGGCTATCATCGCCGAAGGATCGCCCGAGGCGCGTGCTCTTTCCCACCAGGTCCCTCATGAACCCCACCATAACGATTCCGTTCGCCCAGCTCGACCGTTCGCGTATTGCCGACGCTGGTGGCAAGGGTGCGAATCTCGGCGAGCTGGTTCGTGCCGGCATCCCCGTCCCTGATGGCTTCGTGGTGGCGAGCGCCGTGTACGACGCGTTCCTGGCGCGCACGGCGGTCAAGGCGAAGCTCGACGCGATCGCCGCTACGCTCGACGTCGACGATGGCGTCGCTCTCCAGAAGGCGGCCGAGGCGATGCGAGCGCTGGTCTTTGGCGCCGAGATCCCCTCGGACATTGCGACGCCGATCCTCGAGGCGTACCGCGCCCTGGGGACGGCGGCGACGCCGGCGCTGGTGGCGGTGCGGAGCTCCGCGACCGCCGAGGACTCGGCGGCCACATCGTTCGCCGGGATGTTCGAGTCGTTCCTGAACGTGCAGGGTGACGACCGCCTCCTGCGCGCCGTGCGCGGGTGCGGGGCGTCGGGTTTCAGCCCGCGCATCCTCTTTTACCGGGCGAAGCACGGGTTGCAGGTGGCGCCGTCGATCGCGGTCGTCGTGCAGCGCATGGTGCAGTCCGACAAGTCGGGGGTCATCTTCTCGGTCGACCCGGCGACCCGCAACCGCGATCACCTGGTGATCGAGGCGGCGTGGGGGCTGGGCGAGGTGGTGGTGCTGGGGCAGGTGACGCCCGACCGCTACGTGGTGGAGAAATCGACCGGGCGCGTGCTGCAGCGCGTGGCGGGGAACAAGTCGTTCCTGCTCGCGCGCGACCCGGCGTCGGGAGAGAACGTCCGCGTGGAGCTGGCTGGCGATCCCCGCCAGATGCAAATGGTCCTATCGGACGACGAGCTGCGGCAGGTGGTCGCGATGGCCACGCGGACCGAGGCGCACTACGGCGCGCCGCAGGACATGGAGTTCGCGGTGGAGGGCGGGCGGGCCTTCCTGGTGCAGTCGCGCCCGATCACCACACTGGGGGAGCCGGCGGAGCCAGCGCGGGCGGCGGGAGCAGCCGGCACATCGCGAGGGGGCGGGCGCGACGTCACGTCACCTCGGATGGCACCGGGCGCCGCGACGCACGCGCACGCCTTCGAGGGGGCGATCCTGGTGCGCGGACTGGGCTCGAGCCCGGGAATCGGGAGCGGGGTGGCGCGCGTCATCGCCCGCGCCTCCGATGGGGCGACGCTGCAGGCGGGCGAGGTGCTCGTGGCCCCCATGACGTCGCCCGACTGGGTTCCCGTGATGCGGCGCGCGGCGGCCATCGTCACCGATGCCGGCGGGATGACGTCGCACGCGGCCATCGTCTCTCGCGAGTTGGGGATCCCGTGCGTGGTGGGGAC
Proteins encoded in this window:
- a CDS encoding pyruvate, water dikinase, with the protein product MNPTITIPFAQLDRSRIADAGGKGANLGELVRAGIPVPDGFVVASAVYDAFLARTAVKAKLDAIAATLDVDDGVALQKAAEAMRALVFGAEIPSDIATPILEAYRALGTAATPALVAVRSSATAEDSAATSFAGMFESFLNVQGDDRLLRAVRGCGASGFSPRILFYRAKHGLQVAPSIAVVVQRMVQSDKSGVIFSVDPATRNRDHLVIEAAWGLGEVVVLGQVTPDRYVVEKSTGRVLQRVAGNKSFLLARDPASGENVRVELAGDPRQMQMVLSDDELRQVVAMATRTEAHYGAPQDMEFAVEGGRAFLVQSRPITTLGEPAEPARAAGAAGTSRGGGRDVTSPRMAPGAATHAHAFEGAILVRGLGSSPGIGSGVARVIARASDGATLQAGEVLVAPMTSPDWVPVMRRAAAIVTDAGGMTSHAAIVSRELGIPCVVGTGNGTAVIRSGDPITVDGGAGTITAGLTTPRPMPAATAAGAAVPTTPAAAGYGERPVTATRVYVNLADPAHAAEVAARDVDGVGLLRAEFMLLSALGNTHPRVLIEEGRTAEFVARMAADLRTIAGAFAPRPVVYRATDFRTNEFRALIGGEAFEPHEENPMIGYRGCFRYTREPDLFALELEALAQVWRDFPNLHLMIPFVRTLSELRACRAIIDRSPLGAQPGLQLWVMAEVPSVVYWLPEYAKLGVTGVSIGSNDLTQLMLGVDRDSAVLAPLFDERDPAVLDAVRHIIETSRALGMTSSICGQAPSVHPEYVERLVEWGIDSISVNPDVIERTRHNAAAAERKLLLRSARARGRRD